The Nicotiana tomentosiformis chromosome 2, ASM39032v3, whole genome shotgun sequence genome includes the window GTATTTGTCTTTGGCAATATATATTCCGAAAACAGATGGCACTTGCAAGCTGTGTTTCTAACTTACATGCTCTGAAGATGACGCAATCGAGAAATTTCATTTGGTAAGAAACCCCTTAAACCTTGATTGTCCAAGCCACTGACCTTGCAGGTAAAACAGTTGGAAAAAGATATGGAGTTAACAATGATCATACAAAAGAAACTCAACCCATTCACATAGTGTCAAGAAAAGCCAAATATAGATGATAGAAGATTATCGAATTTGGTCAAAAACCTGTACTGAAGAATGTAAAGATAAAGGGGAACATTTACACACAGAAGCAGTTAAATTAGAAGAGGGAACATGTTGTCTAGAAAATAGTAACAAAGTTAACACACACTTCAAGAAAAATAGAAACCAAACAAGTTTATAGAGACTATGCATTAGAACTGAAGCAACGGAGACACCACATTTTACTATTCTAATAACAGGATTTGACTGCGACAAATATGCTCCTCCGAAGACATTCATTACACAAAAGCTTGCAAGAAAAACCACACAATATGAAAGCACAGTGCAAGCTTACCCTACAGATTTTGAAAAATGAGGACACCAAACAAAGGTATCTTGATAACAAAACACATTTTTGTAATGAAAAAATTACAAGTTGGGATTGAGATTCttgataacaaaaaaaaaaaaaaaaaaaaaaaaacccagtgaaatcccaaaAGTGGGGACTGGGAATGGTAGtgcgtacgcagaccttacccataccccgaggagtagagaggttgtttcagATTCTTGATAACAAAATACATTATTACACTGTCATAGTGGAACCAAGAAATGAGATAAAAAATATATGAATTATGAGAATTGCACCAGTTGAAGGTTTAACTAACAAATACTTCATCTAACTTTGTTTAAAACTGGCCAATTACAAAAGTAAGAAGTTACAGTAAAGAGCTAAAACTATCAGTATCACAACTAAAAGCTATTAAACTATCGGTATCACATGAATAAGTTTAGATTTCAAAAGACCTACTCCCTTCATCCTGTTTTAAGTGATGTGTTTGACTGGACAAAGTTTTagaaagaaagacttttgaaacttgtggtctagcCATAGACATTTGTATGGCTATAAATCATCTCACTAATTGTATAATgggaagtttaaagttaaattgtttctaaatatagtGTTTGGTTTTATGAATGGGTGTGAATGAGAAATGGTAAAGGCACCTTCTCGATCGTATCTTTCcatctcaccctttcattgtctataaatttagaaGCTTGGCCTCATTTTTCATATATTGAAAATTCtgaaatttctttctttttcgtTGCACTGTTTTTCCGAAAAATATAAGTGTCATGTGTGATTTACTCCGCCTTATTGTGTTCGCTggaacactggggtttgaagtaccactACACTAGTGTGGTTAATCCGTTTTATCCTGAGAGGAAATAATCCTAAACCTTGGGTACTAagaggggattaagttccttaaggaaacattgtgaattcagtgggctcggatttAATTTCCTTCTTCATCTACATTTTCTGTTCTAAGTTCTATTTTTCTACTTATATGATTTTTTCTAGTTGTGAACACAGTTTTACTAACATATAGGAAGGTCCTTCCTTTTGGGATAAACTAGAAAGGAAAGTATGTCACATAAAATGAAATAGAGGACGTAAtagattaaaaataatttgatgCTCAAATACAAATTACATGACAGCTAGGGATGGTAATTTATTAAAGGTGGAGTAGTTTGTACTTTGCCTGATTACAGTAAATCACCTAACCCAAAAAAAGCAGAAATTCCTGACGAATTCAACTGCTATCCTCCTCCAAACTCCACATGGGCTTTCTGGTCTATTTAGAAAATTAGATCTGCATCTCCATAAGAATCAGTTCATGTGATCTAATGGAGTAATGGGTACTCATTTTGCCTAAAAAGTGGAGGTCTTGGGATGAGAAACCTAGTAATCCATAATAGAAGCTTGTAGATAAAGTGGCTGTGGGAGTATTATTGACAAAGAGGCTTACTGGAGGAGGGTGATCATAGTTAAATATGGTATAGAGAGTCACTGGCGCCCAGAGATAACTTCATCTCCATATGGGGTAGGACGTTGGAGGAGTTCAGCTCAGATGTCTACTTTGAAGTGGGTACTGGTTAAAATATCAGTGTTTTGCATGATAAGTGGGTAGGAAGCAGCCCACAAAAAGAGGAATTCATTGAATTATATCCGTGTGTGAGATATACCTCATGCCAGTATAATACAATGTAGAGACAGTAATTCATGAACACAGTATTTAGTAGTAATTGCCAAGACTGGAAACTGAGTGGCTTAATGGAATTGATAGCTGGAACAAGTGACAATAAACTCTCAGAGGAAAGACAGGATGAAGTGACAGTAATGATAGTGGACAGTTCACTATGAAAGCATGGTATAACATTCAACAAAACACAAGTACCCCTCATTGCCACAACTCCCCTTTTCTGGCCACTTTCACCATTCTTCTCACCGTCTCCTTCCACAGCCCCCTTTCTGGCCTCCCTCTAGTCCTTGGCTTTTGCTCTTCACAATCTCAATATTCCACCTTATTGTCTGTCGCAGCTCCCTTTCACACACTCAACTTGGCTTTCCCTACTTTGTGTAATAAATGTGTTATTTAGTGAACTACACACAAAGCAGAGAAAGACAAGTCGTTCAACAGCTTACCACCAGAAACATGTTAGATTTGTTGAAAAATATTAGAGATGGAACACTAAGAACACTtaatcaacaaacaaggattgaaTACATCTCTTCAATTAATGAATAGATGTGTCCTATGTCCTATAAAACTGGATACATCTTTCAGAAAATATTGTGCCTTTTCAACAGCAGGTACATTATATCTTGAATCACTCGAAATAAATTCCAACAAGATTGAGTTGTAGAACTTGAGGAAAGAATACAAAGAAAATGAGTGTTTGTGTGAGTGTGTGCGAGCATATGTTTACAGGATGAAAAATCTCTACATGTGTGAGGTTCTATATGTGAAAAGTGAATCTAAAGCTATCCCTGCCTCTTTTTCCGTTCTCCTTTGGGTGGGGGGCAGGCTATTTATCTTGGATGGATTCATGATTGTGTTAACCAGATAATTCACCAAGCCGTCCAGAAATTTGTCGACCAAAACCTATAGATTGAGTTGTGGAACTTGATTGAAGAACACAAGCAAAATACACGGGTGTGGGTAAGTTATATTTGAATATGCCCATATATATACACCATATGCCTGACTACAAAAACCTACATATAGATAGAAACTTCTGTATGTAAGAGCAAGCTTAATTACGTACAGCCCATCGATGACCCATTTATTGCTAGCTTTGTCCAATTGACAATCTGCTCCACTCCAGGGATGTTGTTGGGGCACACATGGATCACCGTTCCATCCAAGTCGAAGAGGAAGTCCAAGTGCATTCTTTAGCGACTGCAAACCCTTGACTGCAGAAGTAAAGAAAGATAAAATAGTATCCATAACAGGTCAGGTAACTTCTATAATCAGAGCAGTGGAATGTTAATGGCACAAGCTGAACTCATGAGTCAAAAAGGAATAAAGAACTACTCTTGGCCCCTTTTTATAGCATAACAAAGCCAGAAAGCTATCCCATCGGTAAAACTTGCACAACTTTAGATTACATCTTTCTTTCCCACTTTAAGCGCTGAACAAGTATCCAAGAAACGTGAAGTGGAAAATTTTAACTTATTTACCTTCGTCAGGTAATGTTTTAGATTCAGCTATTATAATCTCAAAAATTTCAATGGCGCTAATTATGGCATGAGTCCCATTTGTTGGATGCAATGTGATTGTCAAGGTCCTGCCACTGACTACAACTGTTTTATTCAGCACAAGGGCACTGTTAACACCCCCAGCCATCTTCACAATGTCAACATCTTGAAATACAGTGTCACCATTGATAGAGATGTCCATGACCCTCTGTCCCACGGCTGTAACTGAAGGATCAATTTCTGCAAAGTGTAACCAAACAGAGTAACGTTTATTGGGATCAACATCCATAGTGTATGTTAATTCTGGCTCATTGTCAGTACTAAGAAGAGCGGTTTGGTAAAGAGCTTCTGGATAGAAGTTTGGTGCTTTGGAAGCTAACTTTGTACTGTTTTTGGTAGAAATGGGGCGATCAGAATTCTGACCAAAGGTCGTGATTGAACCCCAGAAACGATCTCCACCCCAGTGATCCCCACTGTAGTCAACATCAAACCTTGAAGTCTGAGCACCACAGCTGAGTCTTTTAACAGTTCTAATGATTGTCCCTTCACCAAAGTCAGGACCAAAATAGTATGCTTTGCCATCTACTTGGAGAATTTCAATTGCAAGTATAGCAGGATCTCCATGACCCGTGCTGTGGAAGCAAAGAGAGGCAGTACCATCATCAAGAAAAACAACTGTTTCAACAAATGCTCGTTCATCGTCATGATTGCTCCAACCAGATGGCAAAGAATAAACCAAGGTGCCTTCAACAGAAACATCAAACAGTGGTTCGTTATCAAAGCTTGGTTCTGCAACCAATCCAAAGAATATTCTCACTGAATAGTGGCCATGGGGCACTCTGTTGATATTATAACAATTCTCAGGTCCCTCCGATAAAGGGAAATACCGCAGCGTAGTGAGTGGAGGCGTAAGGAAACTTGGGGGTGTTCCATTGGTAGGTATCCCTCCTGTATATGCAAAATCCTTATACCAGTGGGTATTTGTAGGGGCAGTATGAACATCATGTCGAGCTCCACAGCTTATTCGCATTACATATGGCTCTGCAGTGAATAAACAGTTTAGTGAACAATTTAGTGAACAAAATACCAACTTGAAGAGCCTAATCATTAGTAGCAAGTTTACAAATATCATGGAATAAAAGCAATAGGTATCCAGAAAAGGTAGAACAGGTACACTAAAGAGGAAGCAAGTCCAACTCGAATATCAGCGGCAGACTAACTTTTAATCTTCACTAATGTTACACCGATTGAATGCACTTGAAAGCTTATTCTTATAGAAAAAAAGGTACTCataaaggtacttgacaagtttaTCGGACTATACACTTAAGAGGGAGTAGGAGCAGCTTGAATTTTTGAGGTGGAATAATGTTTATTTTTCACCAATGTTACCTTGATTTGGTTGCAGTTAAAAGCTTATTGTTACCAAGCAAAAAGTTGACTAAGGAGGCTTAACAGGTTTTCGACTTTACCCTTATTTGCTCCTTCTTTGATTTGTCAAGCCTCCACCTGAACAATCATGCTTACTCCCTCTCACACCCCACTTCAAAGTTCCACCCTTTAACCGAAAAAGACCCAACAAAAAAGGCGACCTGAAATAACTAAGTGCAACACCTAGCAATGACAAAAACATTACAAAGGTTTACTCATTTAGAGAATACTAATCCGTGTAGGGATAAATGTGAGATTTAAAGAGCCCTTAAATTGACTTAAAAGAAAAAGATCTAGTATTGGAATGAAATGGACCCGAGTAGAGTGGAATCAATATAAAAGATTCATATAGCTAACCGCAGTTGTTCCAAACTGATTCGGGAAAATTGAACCGCAGTTATAGACTTCTTTTAAGGATCACTATAGCTTAAAAGgtcagccaaaaaaaaaaaacggtTCAAAATATCAACTCAGGAACAAAAGCAGCAGAACTAAGCTAAAATCAGTACATTTCAGCAATTTTAAAAAATCAGTAACGATAAAACAAAAGTGAAGCAAGTCCATCACAAAATTACAATCAATGAGCAACACAATTACCATTACTACTTCTAGACAAATCCAcagaattaaaaaataataataataactacttGAAAGTGTAGTAAATTTTAGTCCAGTAACTTAACCACATAGATCCAGTAACAAGTGTTCatagtaaaagaaaaaaaaacccaGTAAAATGCTTGACCCATTTTCACAATAGAAGCACAGAAAAAGGGCTGACCACGGCGAGAGCAGACAAGCTGAAGACCCACGCAGAAGCAAATGAACAAGAAACCATAGTGGAATCTCATCATCTTGAACTCCAAATGCTACTTGGGCTTCCTCCAATTCTTGTTTTTTCCCCCCTACAAACTCATTGCATTCACACTCAAATCTTGTACTTGCCTTGTGGTTTTGTGGGCACTTACCATAAGTTCATAATCAGTAGTAGAGTTATAATGAGGACGAGCTATGCAGGTAAGGAAGTAAAGGAAAGTCGAATATTTAAttcttttttatcttttcttctttGATATTGACCCGTGAAAATGAATGGGCGTTGTTAGTATGCTTATAAGTCTACCGCTTACAGTGAAGCCAGCTGCCTAATGAATGAATTATCACGTGCATCGCTGGTTTGTAGTGACTTTTAAGCCGGTCAaattaacttttaatttttttttagtttttttttatatttgaaaaagttaaaaaaaatttaaaataataaatttaaaactaCTTAAAATAAGTTAAAAGTAATAAGTTGGTTGACTTAAAAATTATTTCTACTgaaaactcttttttttttaagtCAATCCAAACGGTTATCAATCATAAGACATTATGATCTGAATCTAATCTAATAGTATTGTTTCTTAGTACAATTAAGTTGTTGATAGACCTTTGTTTGATAAAGACAAAACATGTTGAATCAACTAATCAAAGAGAAAAAAATTTAGCCTTTACTATATTCTATTCTTCCTAAGTAAATGATTAATATTCAAATTTTTGGTAAGTGcaaacaaataaaatattatgcTTACTTTTCAACAAATTTAATTCTTGACAAATTAATAAGTATCGTTGCAATTAAGTTATCGTATTAGTATTTTGGATTTATTATACTGGACACATTACATTAATTTTGCTGGTAAAATTAGTAAATTGTTGGAGTGATATACTAATATTTAATGTAAGTTATTTAAATTTTTGAAAGTTAAAATGATAGTAGGTAAATTGAATAACTCTTTATCAAATAAATAGTGGTTATCACAAAGACAAACTATATTTAAGGTTAATATCGACAAAGCCACGTGATGCGAGTGCATGGGATGAGCATGGACCTGCGCAAGACATGGCTAGATGATGCTAACGATGCTTTCTTACATATTCTTCTGTGCCACTAGAAGACAAAAGCTACTAACGTGGA containing:
- the LOC104109087 gene encoding receptor-like protein 4 isoform X2, yielding MRISCGARHDVHTAPTNTHWYKDFAYTGGIPTNGTPPSFLTPPLTTLRYFPLSEGPENCYNINRVPHGHYSVRIFFGLVAEPSFDNEPLFDVSVEGTLVYSLPSGWSNHDDERAFVETVVFLDDGTASLCFHSTGHGDPAILAIEILQVDGKAYYFGPDFGEGTIIRTVKRLSCGAQTSRFDVDYSGDHWGGDRFWGSITTFGQNSDRPISTKNSTKLASKAPNFYPEALYQTALLSTDNEPELTYTMDVDPNKRYSVWLHFAEIDPSVTAVGQRVMDISINGDTVFQDVDIVKMAGGVNSALVLNKTVVVSGRTLTITLHPTNGTHAIISAIEIFEIIIAESKTLPDEVKGLQSLKNALGLPLRLGWNGDPCVPQQHPWSGADCQLDKASNKWVIDGLGLDNQGLRGFLPNEISRLRHLQSINLSGNSIHGAIPVALGTITSLQTLDLSFNFFNGSIPESLGQLTSLRTLNLNGNSLSGRVPAALGGRLLHRASFNFTDNAGICGIPGLPTCGTHLTLGAKIGIGLGSCAAILLIATCLTCWWKRRQNILRAQRIAARDAPYAKSRTSFNRDVQMSRSHSHEHTRTAAENGPPLLT
- the LOC104109087 gene encoding receptor-like protein 4 isoform X1 yields the protein MMRFHYGFLFICFCVGLQLVCSRREPYVMRISCGARHDVHTAPTNTHWYKDFAYTGGIPTNGTPPSFLTPPLTTLRYFPLSEGPENCYNINRVPHGHYSVRIFFGLVAEPSFDNEPLFDVSVEGTLVYSLPSGWSNHDDERAFVETVVFLDDGTASLCFHSTGHGDPAILAIEILQVDGKAYYFGPDFGEGTIIRTVKRLSCGAQTSRFDVDYSGDHWGGDRFWGSITTFGQNSDRPISTKNSTKLASKAPNFYPEALYQTALLSTDNEPELTYTMDVDPNKRYSVWLHFAEIDPSVTAVGQRVMDISINGDTVFQDVDIVKMAGGVNSALVLNKTVVVSGRTLTITLHPTNGTHAIISAIEIFEIIIAESKTLPDEVKGLQSLKNALGLPLRLGWNGDPCVPQQHPWSGADCQLDKASNKWVIDGLGLDNQGLRGFLPNEISRLRHLQSINLSGNSIHGAIPVALGTITSLQTLDLSFNFFNGSIPESLGQLTSLRTLNLNGNSLSGRVPAALGGRLLHRASFNFTDNAGICGIPGLPTCGTHLTLGAKIGIGLGSCAAILLIATCLTCWWKRRQNILRAQRIAARDAPYAKSRTSFNRDVQMSRSHSHEHTRTAAENGPPLLT